One region of Peribacillus simplex genomic DNA includes:
- a CDS encoding alpha/beta hydrolase, with amino-acid sequence MKKKSIITRVLTVIALGLLLSAATFAFKTGVDAASKTDVAYKPDMSNGADNFYKSDKVNMKKVSFKNQYNMKVAGNLFIPKGLKKNTKNPAIIVGHPMGAVKEQSANLYAQKMAERGFVTLSLDLSFWGKSEGQPRNAVSPDIYAEDFSAAVDFLGTRPFVDRDRIGVLGICGSGSFAISAAKIDPRMKAVATVSMYDMGAANRNGLKHSLTLEQRKKIIAEAAEQRYVEFTGGETKYTGGTVHGLNENSTAIEREFYDFYRTPRGEFTPKGSSPELTTHPTLTSNVKFMNFYPFEDIETISPRPMLFIAGENAHSREFSEDAYKLAGEPKELYIVPGAGHVDLYDRVNLIPFDKLESFFKENLKKK; translated from the coding sequence ATGAAAAAAAAATCTATTATCACGCGTGTACTCACAGTGATAGCACTGGGCCTGCTTTTATCCGCGGCCACCTTTGCATTCAAGACCGGCGTTGACGCTGCATCCAAGACCGACGTTGCATACAAGCCGGACATGTCCAATGGAGCAGACAACTTTTACAAGAGCGACAAGGTAAACATGAAGAAGGTTTCGTTTAAAAATCAATACAACATGAAAGTTGCAGGGAATCTTTTTATTCCCAAAGGTTTGAAGAAGAACACCAAAAATCCGGCGATCATTGTCGGGCATCCTATGGGCGCAGTAAAAGAACAAAGTGCGAATCTGTATGCACAAAAAATGGCTGAACGGGGTTTCGTTACTTTGTCCTTGGATTTGTCTTTCTGGGGAAAGAGTGAGGGTCAGCCTCGCAATGCTGTTTCGCCGGATATCTATGCCGAGGATTTCAGTGCTGCGGTGGATTTTCTGGGCACCCGGCCGTTTGTTGACAGGGATCGGATTGGTGTTCTTGGGATTTGTGGCAGCGGGAGCTTTGCCATCAGCGCAGCCAAGATCGACCCGCGCATGAAAGCCGTTGCGACAGTCAGTATGTACGATATGGGTGCTGCTAATCGTAATGGGCTTAAACATTCCCTGACACTTGAGCAAAGAAAGAAAATCATTGCAGAGGCAGCCGAGCAACGCTATGTGGAGTTCACGGGCGGTGAAACCAAATACACCGGCGGAACAGTGCATGGGCTAAATGAAAACTCGACCGCCATTGAGCGTGAGTTTTATGACTTCTACCGCACTCCAAGGGGCGAATTCACCCCAAAAGGTTCGTCACCTGAACTCACGACACACCCGACGCTTACCAGTAACGTCAAGTTCATGAATTTCTACCCATTCGAAGATATAGAGACGATTTCTCCTCGTCCCATGCTTTTCATCGCGGGTGAAAACGCTCATTCCAGAGAGTTCAGCGAAGACGCCTACAAGCTAGCGGGCGAACCGAAGGAACTCTACATTGTTCCGGGCGCAGGTCATGTGGATCTGTACGATCGGGTGAATTTAATCCCCTTTGACAAGCTTGAGTCGTTCTTCAAAGAAAATCTGAAGAAAAAATAA
- a CDS encoding cyclophilin-like fold protein has translation MGKGYKWTLLSILATSTFLTACGSSNNEKNIKGNDNVNTNSSTNNVVKTDKTDNQNSEDNEGLNNMQDVRVKLTCNNEKVIVKLYDNPTSRDFFDQLPLTVTFKDYANIEKISVLDQRLTTKDAPSGSDPSVGDFAYFSPWGNITLFYGDHGLSNGLIKLGKIESGVEKLKSINDDFKVTIEKLD, from the coding sequence ATGGGAAAAGGGTATAAATGGACTCTTTTATCTATATTGGCTACTTCAACGTTTCTAACAGCTTGTGGCAGTAGTAATAATGAAAAAAACATCAAGGGCAATGACAATGTAAATACTAATTCAAGTACTAATAATGTAGTTAAAACTGATAAAACGGACAATCAGAATAGTGAAGATAATGAGGGTCTTAATAATATGCAAGACGTTAGAGTGAAATTGACATGTAATAACGAAAAAGTAATTGTGAAATTGTACGATAATCCAACAAGTAGAGATTTTTTTGACCAACTGCCATTAACAGTTACTTTTAAAGATTATGCGAATATCGAAAAAATTAGTGTCCTAGACCAAAGATTAACTACTAAAGACGCACCATCTGGCAGTGACCCTTCAGTTGGAGACTTTGCTTATTTTTCCCCTTGGGGAAATATTACTTTATTTTATGGGGATCATGGGCTTTCAAATGGATTGATCAAATTAGGTAAGATCGAATCTGGAGTAGAAAAACTTAAAAGCATAAATGACGATTTTAAAGTTACAATCGAAAAACTTGATTAA
- a CDS encoding DsbA family oxidoreductase, whose translation MKVEIWSDYQCPFCYIGKRRFEEALKQFENKAQVEVSFRSFELNPEAEREIDMSQNEMLAKKYGMSQADVEANNQNLTQQAKELGLEYHLDKVVLTNSFDAHRLMHFAESKGKENEMNELLFKAYFTEGKHIGDHAILVNLAEEAGLDKFEAEAMLGGTTFTAEVRGDEQEGSQLGITGVPFFVINRKYGISGAQSAEAFLDTLKKIWAEENPLQMVNDPATGDACTDGSCNVPEK comes from the coding sequence ATGAAGGTGGAAATTTGGTCGGATTATCAATGTCCGTTTTGTTATATAGGGAAGCGTCGATTCGAAGAGGCTTTGAAACAATTTGAAAATAAAGCTCAGGTAGAGGTTTCATTTCGCAGTTTTGAGTTAAACCCAGAGGCTGAGCGGGAAATCGATATGTCCCAAAATGAAATGCTGGCCAAGAAATACGGCATGTCTCAAGCGGATGTGGAAGCGAACAATCAAAACCTGACTCAGCAGGCTAAAGAATTGGGTCTCGAATATCATTTGGACAAAGTGGTTTTAACGAATTCTTTCGATGCTCACCGCTTGATGCATTTCGCTGAATCAAAAGGTAAAGAGAATGAAATGAACGAGCTCCTGTTCAAAGCATACTTTACCGAAGGCAAGCATATTGGCGATCATGCTATATTGGTTAATTTAGCTGAAGAGGCTGGCCTTGATAAGTTTGAGGCAGAAGCCATGCTGGGAGGAACGACATTCACGGCGGAAGTAAGGGGCGATGAGCAGGAAGGAAGCCAGCTTGGAATTACAGGCGTTCCATTCTTTGTCATTAACCGCAAGTATGGCATCTCTGGCGCACAGTCAGCAGAGGCGTTCCTGGATACGCTGAAAAAAATATGGGCTGAGGAAAATCCGCTGCAAATGGTGAATGATCCAGCAACAGGCGATGCTTGTACGGACGGTTCTTGTAACGTGCCGGAAAAATAA
- a CDS encoding TetR/AcrR family transcriptional regulator: MAKIDRRIIKSQEAIKKALIELMSEKSFDDITIQDIADRANVNRGTIYLHYLDKFDLLDKVMEEHIKNMSNFCESATEMDYIESTVHCMEYFKSNYLFFSTMLASEGAPNFRSQFLKFNIEEFKKDVDITKGKNHSQNEDVIVQFIANAYVGVVEWWLKNGMPYPPRVMAEKVGDLLERIV, encoded by the coding sequence ATGGCGAAAATAGATAGAAGAATAATCAAAAGCCAAGAAGCCATTAAAAAGGCTCTAATCGAACTGATGTCTGAAAAAAGTTTTGATGACATTACCATTCAGGATATTGCAGACAGAGCAAATGTTAATCGAGGAACCATCTATCTTCATTATTTAGATAAATTTGATCTATTAGATAAAGTCATGGAAGAACATATAAAAAACATGAGTAATTTTTGTGAGTCGGCAACTGAAATGGATTATATAGAATCGACTGTACACTGTATGGAATACTTTAAGAGTAATTATTTATTCTTTTCGACGATGTTAGCGAGTGAAGGAGCTCCAAATTTTCGCAGTCAGTTCCTTAAGTTTAATATCGAGGAGTTTAAGAAAGATGTGGACATAACAAAAGGAAAAAATCACAGTCAAAATGAAGATGTAATTGTTCAATTTATTGCAAATGCTTACGTAGGGGTAGTGGAATGGTGGTTAAAGAATGGAATGCCTTATCCACCTCGTGTCATGGCAGAAAAAGTGGGGGATTTGTTAGAGAGGATAGTATAA
- a CDS encoding uroporphyrinogen-III synthase, whose amino-acid sequence MSKLNGRTIALLGARKTEELSKIVDNLGGVPLVRPAQGTVFLDDSHLEEDVTRLMAGEFDWIILTTGVGTELLYKTALKMEAGDRFIEALQSMKIAARGYKTVNMLKKLGLQPLIRDDDGSTAGLVRNLEGHLSGDVMVALQLHGDPAPLLMNWLDEQKVEHKEILPYEHIPPEKETMRQLIEEILGGKVDSVVFTSAPQPRNLMKFAREQGVEDKIIDWFKSDVIALAVGKVTAQVVIDEGIKRVIYPEDQRMGSAMVELVKYYQGIASR is encoded by the coding sequence ATGAGTAAGCTTAATGGCAGGACCATTGCTTTATTGGGAGCGAGGAAGACGGAAGAACTTAGTAAAATCGTTGATAATCTTGGGGGAGTCCCACTCGTTCGTCCAGCACAGGGGACGGTATTCCTTGATGATTCCCATTTGGAAGAGGATGTCACCCGTTTGATGGCAGGAGAGTTCGATTGGATCATCCTGACGACGGGAGTGGGGACGGAACTATTATATAAAACGGCATTGAAGATGGAAGCGGGAGATCGTTTCATAGAGGCTTTGCAGTCCATGAAAATTGCGGCTAGGGGCTATAAAACAGTGAATATGCTGAAAAAACTCGGCTTGCAGCCATTAATCCGTGATGATGATGGGAGTACGGCAGGGCTCGTTCGAAATCTGGAAGGCCATCTGTCCGGAGATGTAATGGTCGCTTTGCAGCTTCACGGCGATCCAGCGCCTCTTTTGATGAATTGGCTGGATGAGCAAAAAGTGGAACATAAAGAAATCCTTCCATACGAACATATACCGCCCGAAAAAGAAACGATGCGTCAGCTAATCGAAGAAATTCTTGGAGGGAAGGTAGATTCTGTCGTGTTCACGAGCGCACCTCAGCCTCGTAATTTGATGAAATTTGCCCGTGAACAAGGTGTGGAAGATAAAATAATCGACTGGTTTAAATCCGATGTGATTGCTCTTGCTGTCGGAAAAGTAACGGCACAAGTGGTAATAGATGAAGGAATCAAGCGGGTCATATATCCAGAAGATCAACGGATGGGCAGTGCAATGGTGGAGCTGGTGAAATATTATCAGGGCATTGCAAGCAGATAA
- a CDS encoding RrF2 family transcriptional regulator — MSSGNRNNQIGPPRFAIAIHSLVWLAQSEKLLTSSAIALKVKSHATFLRRVMAQLAAAGIVETKEGREGGYSLKVAASQLTLADVYQAVRPECLVCMETSECGEVGKQLDTALEEIMNEAEKETLRLLKGYTLEEFMKKVDLTNFEKECLG, encoded by the coding sequence ATGTCATCAGGTAATCGAAATAATCAAATTGGACCGCCGCGGTTTGCTATTGCCATTCACTCTCTGGTTTGGCTCGCACAAAGCGAAAAGCTCCTGACAAGTTCCGCAATCGCCTTAAAGGTTAAATCACATGCCACTTTTTTACGAAGGGTGATGGCTCAGCTTGCAGCGGCGGGGATCGTCGAAACAAAGGAAGGACGGGAAGGCGGATATAGCTTGAAGGTGGCTGCCTCTCAGCTTACTTTGGCCGATGTGTATCAAGCGGTACGGCCGGAATGTCTAGTTTGTATGGAAACGAGCGAATGCGGTGAAGTAGGGAAGCAGCTGGATACGGCTTTGGAGGAAATCATGAACGAGGCCGAAAAGGAAACATTGCGTCTATTAAAGGGCTATACATTAGAAGAATTCATGAAAAAAGTCGACTTGACCAATTTTGAAAAAGAGTGTCTAGGGTAA
- a CDS encoding permease gives MLLKRYTDNLLLLILLFLLLAFFFLGDVFIPKGIDLSGYPMLHSVFVVFLGLFLESIPFLFLGAIASSFIQLFISEEIIQRMIPKRPMTAIFAAIGAALIIPVCECAIIPVVRRLIQKGVPVHAGVVLLVTAPILNVIVFGSTYYAFQNNPSILYGRIILCVLTAVIVGLFIYIFSNKDVVKEEKFEVVHRHEHDIRSTKWTSFIDHTSQEFFMVGRYFIIGALFASIFQVLMDRNVMADIGQAPIKGTALMMGIAFVLSLCSSADAFVAASFSNSFLPGSILGFLVFGPMLDLKNILIMMSCFKRSFVVTYVLLVFAVVFSLCLIAGGLISKGGF, from the coding sequence ATGCTTTTGAAACGTTATACGGATAATTTGCTGTTATTGATTCTATTGTTTTTGCTGCTGGCATTCTTTTTTCTAGGCGATGTGTTCATTCCAAAAGGGATTGATCTCTCGGGCTACCCGATGCTTCACTCTGTGTTCGTCGTGTTTTTGGGGTTGTTTTTAGAATCGATTCCTTTCCTGTTCCTGGGTGCTATTGCATCTTCGTTCATCCAGTTGTTCATCAGTGAAGAAATCATTCAGCGAATGATACCAAAACGACCAATGACAGCTATTTTTGCTGCGATAGGGGCAGCGCTGATCATACCGGTCTGCGAATGTGCAATTATCCCGGTCGTACGGAGATTGATTCAAAAGGGTGTCCCGGTCCATGCAGGTGTTGTCTTGCTCGTAACTGCCCCAATATTGAATGTCATCGTGTTCGGCTCAACTTATTATGCGTTCCAAAATAACCCGTCCATTCTATATGGAAGAATCATTCTTTGCGTCCTGACAGCCGTAATCGTAGGTTTATTCATTTATATATTCAGCAATAAAGATGTGGTGAAAGAGGAGAAATTTGAAGTGGTTCACAGGCATGAACATGATATTCGATCAACTAAATGGACAAGCTTCATTGATCATACTTCACAGGAATTTTTTATGGTCGGCAGATACTTTATCATCGGGGCTTTGTTTGCCAGTATATTTCAAGTGCTTATGGATCGGAACGTAATGGCCGATATTGGTCAGGCGCCGATAAAAGGCACGGCATTGATGATGGGGATTGCGTTTGTGCTTTCACTCTGTTCATCTGCTGATGCATTCGTTGCCGCTTCCTTTTCCAATAGTTTTTTACCAGGTTCGATACTGGGTTTCCTTGTATTTGGGCCCATGCTGGATTTGAAAAATATCTTGATCATGATGTCCTGCTTTAAACGGAGCTTTGTCGTAACATATGTCTTGCTTGTTTTCGCAGTCGTCTTCAGCCTATGCCTGATTGCAGGCGGATTGATCAGTAAGGGGGGCTTCTGA
- a CDS encoding TIGR03943 family putative permease subunit: protein MKRFFIQRLEGLLLLGLGLMIFKLYVSGHLTKLIAPKMVPYALAALCAFLVISLLRMKKQKHGVYHCDCESDGESSPTALVLKYSLFFIPILLGFILTDFTLSGEVLAKRGMANQQPQKVSSYDKGKHTNGEKITVTDDNYFEVLDDLLNNLDTIEGKEIELTGFIYREDTFTEKQMAISRLSMSCCVVDATLYGYMVNGNVEGMKTNDWYTITGTLKKGSYKGEDVPVIDLKKSKKIKAPEEAYLYGNVQIIQ, encoded by the coding sequence ATGAAACGTTTTTTTATCCAAAGACTTGAGGGATTGCTGCTGCTTGGACTGGGCCTCATGATTTTTAAATTGTATGTTTCGGGACATTTAACGAAATTGATTGCGCCCAAAATGGTTCCATATGCATTGGCGGCGCTTTGTGCTTTTTTAGTGATCAGTCTTCTCCGTATGAAAAAACAAAAACATGGTGTATATCATTGTGATTGTGAATCGGACGGAGAGTCTTCCCCAACCGCGCTGGTCCTGAAATATAGTTTGTTCTTCATTCCGATTCTTCTGGGCTTCATCCTGACCGATTTTACATTAAGCGGGGAAGTGCTGGCGAAAAGAGGGATGGCGAACCAGCAGCCACAGAAGGTAAGCTCGTATGATAAAGGGAAACATACGAATGGGGAGAAAATTACCGTTACGGATGATAATTACTTTGAGGTACTGGATGATTTACTGAATAACCTCGATACGATCGAGGGGAAAGAAATAGAGCTTACGGGGTTCATATATCGTGAGGATACTTTTACAGAAAAACAAATGGCCATCTCCCGCCTCTCCATGTCCTGCTGTGTAGTGGATGCGACGCTATATGGATATATGGTCAATGGGAATGTAGAAGGGATGAAGACGAATGATTGGTACACCATTACGGGTACATTAAAAAAAGGAAGCTATAAAGGGGAAGACGTACCTGTGATCGATTTAAAAAAGTCGAAGAAAATAAAGGCACCGGAAGAAGCTTATTTATATGGGAATGTGCAAATCATTCAGTAG
- a CDS encoding L-lactate dehydrogenase translates to MNSTQGNKVVLVGTGAVGSSYAYALMNQGICDELVLVDLNQEKAKGDVMDLDHGLVYAPSAMNIKSGSYEDCRDAAIVVICAGAAQKPGETRLDLVRKNMNIFESIVGSIMKAGFNGIFLIATNPVDILAYATWKFSGLPKEKVIGSGTILDSARFRSLLGQEFNTAPTSIHAYIIGEHGDSQLPVWSSANFSGLQIAPKLNEARKKEIVIQVRDAAYQIIESKGATYYGISMGLARITKAILKNENVVLPVGSLLEGEYGHSNVYIGTPTVINRTGAKNIVELTLNESEKEQFARSVHTLQDIQAQFWE, encoded by the coding sequence ATGAATTCTACACAGGGAAATAAAGTCGTTTTAGTTGGTACTGGTGCAGTTGGATCTAGTTATGCCTATGCTTTGATGAATCAAGGAATATGTGATGAGTTGGTTCTTGTCGATTTGAATCAAGAAAAAGCGAAAGGCGATGTTATGGACCTAGATCATGGTCTTGTGTATGCGCCTAGTGCCATGAATATAAAATCCGGATCATACGAGGACTGTAGGGATGCTGCAATCGTAGTCATATGTGCTGGAGCCGCTCAAAAACCTGGAGAAACCAGGCTAGATCTTGTAAGGAAAAACATGAACATTTTTGAATCGATCGTAGGCAGCATCATGAAAGCTGGATTTAATGGCATTTTCTTGATCGCAACGAATCCAGTAGACATTTTGGCATATGCGACATGGAAATTTTCCGGTTTACCGAAAGAAAAAGTGATTGGTTCAGGGACTATATTGGATTCTGCAAGATTCCGCTCTTTATTAGGGCAAGAATTTAATACCGCACCTACAAGTATCCATGCCTATATCATTGGTGAACATGGTGATTCACAACTTCCGGTTTGGAGCTCTGCCAATTTTTCCGGATTGCAGATAGCTCCAAAATTAAATGAAGCAAGAAAAAAAGAGATTGTCATTCAAGTCCGTGATGCTGCATACCAGATCATTGAGTCGAAGGGTGCTACGTATTATGGAATCTCCATGGGATTGGCGAGAATCACAAAAGCGATCTTAAAGAACGAAAATGTCGTCTTACCAGTTGGCTCATTGTTGGAAGGCGAATATGGCCATAGTAATGTTTATATTGGTACCCCTACAGTCATTAATCGCACAGGCGCAAAAAACATTGTCGAGCTTACCCTAAACGAGAGCGAAAAAGAACAGTTTGCCCGCTCTGTTCATACGCTTCAAGATATTCAAGCCCAATTTTGGGAGTAG
- a CDS encoding SDR family oxidoreductase, protein MSNIQDKVVIIMGASSGIGEATTKKLAQEGAKLVIAARREDRLKALVESLPNAEISYAVADVSKKEEVQAVIDLAVEKYGRVDVLYNNAGVMPTAPLSETRFDEWRQMLDINIMGVLNGMAAVLPIMKKQQSGHIISTDSVAGHVVYPGSAVYCGTKFAVRAIMEGLRQEERENNIRSTIVSPGAVSTELYTTINTPEDQEWVKNLMDSGEGFSLKSSDIADAVAYAISTPETVAVSEILIRPTKQVI, encoded by the coding sequence ATGTCTAATATTCAAGATAAAGTTGTTATTATTATGGGTGCATCCAGTGGGATTGGTGAAGCAACGACCAAGAAACTTGCACAAGAAGGAGCGAAATTAGTGATTGCGGCTCGTCGTGAAGATCGCTTGAAAGCTCTTGTTGAATCATTACCAAATGCTGAAATTTCTTATGCTGTTGCAGATGTATCAAAAAAGGAGGAAGTTCAAGCAGTTATAGATTTGGCGGTCGAAAAATATGGCCGTGTAGATGTGCTCTACAACAATGCTGGAGTCATGCCAACTGCGCCACTTTCGGAAACACGCTTTGATGAATGGCGTCAAATGTTAGACATTAACATTATGGGTGTTTTAAATGGAATGGCTGCTGTATTACCCATTATGAAAAAGCAACAGTCCGGTCATATTATTTCAACTGATTCCGTAGCTGGTCATGTTGTTTACCCGGGATCTGCCGTATACTGCGGTACAAAGTTTGCAGTTAGAGCGATTATGGAGGGACTGCGCCAGGAAGAAAGAGAAAATAATATTCGGTCAACTATTGTTTCACCAGGTGCTGTAAGTACTGAACTTTATACAACAATTAATACTCCTGAAGATCAAGAATGGGTAAAGAATCTTATGGATTCAGGAGAAGGTTTTTCTTTGAAATCAAGCGATATCGCAGATGCAGTGGCTTATGCGATTAGCACACCTGAAACGGTTGCGGTAAGCGAAATCTTGATTCGCCCAACGAAACAAGTTATCTAA
- a CDS encoding L-lactate permease: MIVQTYNPFNNLAISALVAAIPILLFLLCLTIFKMKGIHAALLNLFVTFLIVLFLFNLPLGEAIGSVVQGTFQGIWPIGYIIVMAVWLYKISVKSGKFEVLRGSIAGISQDQRLQLLLIGFCFNAFLEGAAGFGVPIAICAVLLVSLGFKPLQAAMLCLIANGASGAFGAIGIPVGIIGTFGLENVTSMNVSMMTALTLPLINFTIPFLLIWLMDGFKGIREVLPAILVTSTTYTVSQAIMTVFVGPELADIIPSLLTMGVLALFLNKWQPKHLFLLNGKEFEFEKHSMGNIVKAWSPFYLLTLFVLIWSFPAFKGLFSQGGILESAVLKLIFPGSSITIGIDLIGATGTAILLAALTTIATTKAINVSEGLSLLKKTVLEFRIPIIMICAIISIAKLMSYGGLTNVLGEAVATTGQIFPLLSPLLGWIGVFMTGSVVNNNTLFAPIQATAGNIIGTNSSLLVSANTAGGVMAKLVSPQSIVIATAAVGETGKESALTKMTLKYSFGLLAFVCIWTFILSLFFK; encoded by the coding sequence ATGATAGTACAAACATACAACCCATTTAATAATCTTGCCATTTCAGCATTAGTTGCAGCTATACCGATCCTTTTATTTCTATTATGCTTGACGATTTTTAAGATGAAAGGAATCCACGCAGCCCTTCTAAACTTATTTGTTACCTTTCTTATCGTCCTTTTCCTCTTTAATCTACCTTTGGGAGAAGCAATCGGAAGTGTGGTTCAAGGTACGTTCCAAGGGATATGGCCGATTGGCTATATCATCGTGATGGCGGTCTGGTTATATAAAATCTCTGTTAAATCCGGAAAGTTCGAGGTGTTACGCGGTAGCATAGCAGGGATTTCACAAGACCAACGCCTTCAGCTCTTACTTATTGGTTTTTGCTTTAACGCCTTTCTTGAAGGAGCAGCAGGTTTTGGTGTACCGATCGCAATCTGCGCCGTCCTATTGGTTTCATTGGGATTCAAGCCTTTACAGGCAGCGATGCTCTGTCTAATAGCAAATGGTGCTTCTGGAGCATTCGGGGCAATCGGTATACCGGTTGGTATCATTGGGACATTCGGCTTGGAAAATGTAACATCGATGAATGTGTCCATGATGACAGCCTTAACACTGCCGCTCATTAACTTTACTATTCCGTTTTTATTAATATGGCTGATGGATGGCTTTAAAGGGATCAGAGAAGTATTGCCGGCCATATTAGTGACATCGACTACTTATACAGTGTCCCAGGCGATCATGACCGTTTTTGTAGGCCCAGAGTTAGCTGACATTATTCCATCTCTCTTAACCATGGGGGTGCTGGCGTTATTTCTTAATAAGTGGCAGCCTAAACATTTATTTTTACTCAACGGCAAGGAATTTGAATTCGAAAAACATTCAATGGGTAATATCGTAAAGGCATGGTCTCCATTTTATCTATTGACGCTATTTGTTTTGATTTGGAGCTTTCCTGCCTTTAAAGGACTGTTCTCTCAAGGAGGTATCCTTGAATCGGCTGTCCTGAAATTAATATTTCCGGGATCTTCGATTACGATCGGCATTGATTTAATCGGTGCAACGGGAACAGCGATCTTATTGGCTGCGCTGACGACCATCGCTACGACGAAAGCCATTAATGTCAGTGAAGGTCTTTCCCTCCTGAAAAAAACGGTTTTAGAGTTTCGGATTCCAATCATCATGATCTGTGCGATCATCAGCATAGCCAAATTGATGTCATATGGTGGATTAACAAATGTTTTGGGGGAAGCGGTTGCGACAACAGGACAAATCTTCCCGCTATTATCACCGCTATTAGGGTGGATCGGCGTGTTCATGACTGGATCTGTAGTGAATAACAATACGTTATTTGCTCCAATACAGGCTACGGCAGGCAACATCATAGGGACAAACTCATCATTATTGGTTTCCGCAAACACTGCCGGGGGCGTCATGGCAAAGCTCGTTTCTCCACAATCGATTGTAATCGCGACGGCTGCAGTTGGCGAAACCGGAAAAGAATCGGCTTTAACGAAAATGACATTGAAATACAGCTTTGGGTTATTAGCCTTCGTGTGCATTTGGACATTTATTTTATCGCTATTCTTTAAGTGA
- a CDS encoding MFS transporter has product MLKRNNLLIYILMIGAFGIINTEMGVIGILPYIADHFHISVSKAGWLVSLFALTVSMSGPTMPLLFSGINRKKAMLLVLGIFILGNIVSIFTSNFAIAIIARVIPAIFHPIYFSAAFTLAANSVRKEEAPKAVSKVFIGVSAGMVLGVPIASFLASTVSFQISMAFFAIVNVIVFMATLAFFPSMPVKERLSYGAQLSVLKKPITWLSIVAVILLNSAVFGVYSYFAEYLKTVTNTSGKSISLMLVIFGGANIIGNIVAGKLLTKDAIKSVVSFPFALGAVYIILFLFGQFTFPMAIITLIWGILAGIGTNINQYWITSSAPEAPDFANGLFLSSVNFGTTIGTAAGGLFISELGTQYVVLVGLLSLILGLVFILLRNYMYSPTNQISG; this is encoded by the coding sequence TTGCTTAAACGAAATAATTTACTTATATATATATTGATGATAGGGGCTTTCGGCATCATAAATACTGAAATGGGGGTTATAGGGATATTACCCTACATTGCTGATCACTTTCATATCAGTGTATCTAAGGCCGGGTGGCTGGTGAGTCTCTTCGCACTTACTGTTTCAATGTCTGGTCCAACTATGCCGTTATTATTTTCGGGGATAAATCGCAAGAAGGCAATGTTACTTGTACTTGGAATTTTCATTCTAGGTAACATTGTCTCTATATTTACATCTAACTTTGCCATTGCAATAATTGCGCGTGTGATACCAGCCATTTTTCATCCAATCTATTTTTCAGCAGCTTTTACATTGGCTGCTAACTCAGTTCGTAAAGAAGAAGCTCCAAAAGCTGTTTCAAAAGTTTTTATTGGAGTATCTGCGGGAATGGTACTTGGTGTACCTATCGCAAGTTTTCTGGCCAGCACAGTTTCATTTCAAATATCAATGGCATTTTTTGCCATTGTGAACGTTATAGTATTTATGGCTACATTAGCATTTTTCCCTTCTATGCCTGTTAAAGAAAGACTTTCTTACGGAGCTCAATTATCGGTATTAAAAAAACCAATTACTTGGCTTTCCATTGTTGCTGTCATTTTACTAAATTCAGCCGTATTTGGGGTGTATAGTTATTTTGCTGAGTATCTTAAAACCGTTACGAATACCTCCGGGAAATCGATTAGTTTAATGTTAGTCATATTCGGGGGGGCAAATATTATTGGAAACATTGTGGCAGGGAAGTTACTTACTAAAGATGCCATCAAATCTGTAGTGTCTTTTCCTTTTGCATTGGGAGCCGTTTATATCATATTATTCTTATTTGGACAGTTTACTTTTCCTATGGCTATCATTACTTTAATTTGGGGAATATTGGCTGGTATAGGAACTAATATTAATCAATATTGGATTACGTCTTCAGCTCCAGAAGCTCCTGATTTCGCTAATGGATTATTTTTATCATCCGTTAACTTTGGAACAACAATTGGTACAGCTGCAGGTGGATTATTTATTTCAGAATTAGGTACACAATACGTCGTATTAGTGGGATTATTATCGTTAATATTAGGGTTGGTATTTATTTTACTAAGAAACTATATGTATAGTCCTACAAACCAAATTTCCGGATAA